A stretch of Cytobacillus sp. IB215665 DNA encodes these proteins:
- a CDS encoding LCP family protein, producing MLKNTKRRKLLIYVTIPLLFLILAGGVYASVLFNKAQTTVEKAHKELDRGEQSERRTDEVDPKSDNISILLMGVDDSETRNIGDRLGEGPRTDALLLATFNEDKKSVKLVHIPRDSYVPLQFYDGENHRINSAYHFGLADGAVQTVEELFDIPVDYYATVNFNSFMDIVDALNGIEVDVPVTFSEQDSQDRSKAINLEKGLQTLNGEEALALARTRKIDTDVERGKRQQLILEAIVKKAASLGSITKYGNVLDAIGDNIITNLTFDEMLSFYDYATGDVTIETYTVPGYSNDQYDYIVDYDAFEIIKQDLKAHLNIETTNVETNTADNHLNDKVQNNN from the coding sequence ATGCTAAAAAATACAAAACGTCGAAAACTACTTATATACGTAACAATTCCTTTGTTGTTCCTCATATTAGCTGGAGGGGTATACGCATCCGTTCTATTTAATAAAGCACAAACAACTGTTGAAAAAGCACATAAAGAACTTGACAGAGGAGAACAATCAGAAAGACGTACTGATGAGGTGGATCCTAAATCAGACAATATTTCTATCTTATTAATGGGTGTTGACGACAGTGAAACTAGAAATATTGGAGACAGATTAGGCGAAGGACCACGAACTGACGCATTGTTACTAGCTACGTTTAACGAGGACAAGAAATCAGTTAAACTTGTGCACATCCCTCGAGATTCTTATGTTCCTTTACAATTTTATGATGGAGAAAATCATCGAATTAATAGCGCATATCATTTTGGTTTAGCAGATGGCGCTGTACAAACCGTAGAGGAATTATTTGATATACCTGTTGATTATTATGCTACTGTTAACTTCAACTCTTTCATGGATATAGTAGATGCCCTCAACGGGATAGAAGTTGATGTACCTGTTACATTTTCAGAGCAGGATAGTCAAGACCGTTCAAAAGCAATCAACCTTGAAAAAGGATTGCAAACACTAAACGGTGAAGAAGCTCTCGCTTTAGCAAGAACAAGGAAAATTGATACCGATGTGGAGAGAGGGAAACGACAACAGTTGATTTTAGAAGCTATAGTAAAAAAAGCTGCATCACTCGGTTCTATAACAAAATACGGAAATGTACTTGACGCAATTGGAGATAATATTATTACAAATTTGACATTTGATGAAATGTTATCCTTCTATGATTATGCAACAGGAGACGTAACGATAGAAACGTACACAGTACCTGGTTATTCAAACGATCAATACGACTATATCGTTGATTATGATGCGTTCGAAATAATCAAACAGGATTTAAAAGCACACTTAAATATTGAAACAACAAATGTGGAGACTAACACTGCAGACAACCATTTAAATGATAAAGTACAAAATAATAACTAA
- a CDS encoding 2-oxoacid:acceptor oxidoreductase family protein — MSILPKKNELGFYEIRLESIGGLGANLAGKMLAEAGVLGLGLNGSNFSSYGSEKKGSPVKGFVRFCDPDTEIRAHSPIEQPHVIGVFHEALYKMVDVVSGLASDGIVLVNSVREFDAVKDDLQLKYGTLAIVDALGIAVEEKTKVNTAMLGALFRICDFLDADAMRDVIRKTFEKKYPHLVEPNIRTFNRGYEHVQFKTYEVPGEVVEKQFNRLEAKLGYDTQTSGGIITANANSIVKDLSGSRQGFLPQFNQDKCINCAACDTVCPDFCFVWEQGEDKRGREQMFLKGIDYQYCKGCLKCVEACPTSALADLREEIGFAEKNQVKHKFPLVSGGVL, encoded by the coding sequence ATGTCAATACTACCGAAGAAAAATGAACTTGGTTTTTATGAAATTAGATTAGAATCAATAGGAGGCCTTGGGGCTAATTTAGCTGGAAAAATGCTAGCAGAAGCAGGTGTACTCGGGCTTGGATTGAACGGTTCCAACTTTTCCTCATACGGCTCAGAAAAAAAAGGATCGCCTGTAAAAGGTTTCGTTCGTTTTTGTGACCCAGATACAGAAATTAGAGCACATAGTCCAATCGAACAGCCACATGTCATCGGAGTTTTTCATGAAGCATTATATAAAATGGTCGATGTGGTCAGTGGATTGGCTTCGGATGGTATCGTATTAGTTAACTCAGTTCGAGAGTTCGATGCTGTTAAGGATGATTTACAACTTAAATATGGAACATTGGCGATTGTTGATGCTCTGGGAATAGCAGTTGAAGAAAAAACAAAGGTCAATACAGCTATGCTTGGTGCGTTGTTTAGAATATGCGATTTCTTAGATGCAGACGCTATGCGTGACGTTATTCGAAAAACATTTGAAAAAAAATATCCACATTTAGTAGAACCGAATATTCGAACTTTTAATCGTGGATATGAGCATGTACAGTTTAAAACATACGAAGTCCCAGGCGAAGTAGTTGAAAAACAGTTTAATAGATTAGAAGCAAAATTAGGGTATGATACACAAACTTCCGGTGGAATAATTACTGCCAATGCAAATAGTATTGTTAAAGATTTAAGTGGTTCTCGCCAAGGTTTCTTACCGCAATTTAACCAAGATAAATGTATAAATTGTGCTGCTTGTGATACAGTTTGTCCAGATTTTTGCTTTGTATGGGAACAAGGTGAAGACAAACGTGGTCGAGAGCAAATGTTTCTTAAAGGAATTGATTATCAATATTGTAAGGGATGCCTTAAATGTGTCGAAGCTTGTCCTACTTCTGCATTAGCAGATTTGCGAGAAGAGATTGGTTTCGCTGAAAAGAATCAAGTAAAGCATAAATTCCCATTAGTATCAGGAGGTGTTTTATAG
- a CDS encoding thiamine pyrophosphate-dependent enzyme, giving the protein MIEESVNIVNRAEQVVTFESGNEMAAMAAAQINYHIMGYFPITPSTEVAQYLDQMRSRGEHDIQLIAADGEHGSAGICYGASVAGARVFNATSANGLLYMIEQLPVQSGTRFPMVMNLVTRSVSGPLDIRGDHSDLYYALNTGWVILTARSPQAVYDMNIIALKIAEHADVRLPVIVAYDGFFTSHQKRKVEYFKDRKVVQEFVGECPTDYPRAVDIHKPVTIGAHMNGDDLINNNYQQSEALYNSSEVYKQITREYAKLSGREYPILDLYKMEDAEVALFLLNSAAETAKDTVDKLRSQGVKAGVISPNIIRPFPTEEVKHALRGVKALLVGERADSYGANGPNITHEVKSALQEDRDNKTIVLSRVFGVGGKDFFVDDAEAFFNEAISAVEKGYADKVFDYYGHIKGYPEDSLKQVIKPMHGDTFKSGLIKVTEDVETNKLKVKIPPLRALTSKPKRIASGHGACPGCGIFSGLELFFKGIEGDIVVLFQTGCAYVVTTAYPYSSHKQTMIHNLFQNGPATLSGTAEAFFEMKRRGEIDVADDVTFVMVTGDGGMDIGMGSAIGTALRNHKIIMLEYDNEGYMNTGSQMSYSTPLGHMTSTTGVGKIQSGKAFHHKDTAQIMAATNIPYVFTGTEAFPQDLVKKAAKAQWYAQNVGTVYGKILITCPLNWKSEDRFGQKIMEAAVHSCFFPLYEIERGETAITYNPETKNKRIPLTNWLKFMGKTKHLLKEENGELLSEFEDEVERRWQRLKAFNDNPYL; this is encoded by the coding sequence ATGATAGAGGAAAGTGTAAATATAGTTAATAGAGCTGAGCAAGTCGTCACGTTTGAATCAGGAAATGAAATGGCCGCAATGGCTGCTGCACAAATTAACTATCATATAATGGGGTATTTCCCTATAACGCCATCAACAGAAGTTGCTCAATACCTAGATCAAATGAGATCAAGGGGAGAACATGACATCCAGCTAATAGCTGCTGATGGTGAGCATGGTTCAGCAGGTATATGTTATGGGGCATCTGTTGCTGGAGCTAGAGTTTTTAATGCAACGAGCGCCAATGGGTTATTATATATGATTGAACAATTACCAGTACAATCTGGAACTCGTTTCCCTATGGTTATGAATCTCGTAACACGTTCTGTAAGCGGGCCGCTTGATATTAGAGGTGACCATTCTGACTTATATTATGCTCTAAATACAGGGTGGGTTATTTTAACGGCTAGAAGTCCTCAGGCAGTGTACGACATGAATATTATCGCGCTGAAAATTGCCGAGCATGCTGATGTGAGGTTACCTGTAATAGTTGCATATGATGGTTTCTTTACTTCCCACCAAAAAAGAAAGGTAGAGTATTTCAAAGATCGGAAAGTTGTACAAGAGTTTGTTGGAGAATGTCCTACTGATTATCCTCGAGCAGTTGATATACATAAGCCTGTTACAATTGGGGCACATATGAATGGTGATGACCTAATAAATAATAACTACCAGCAATCAGAAGCGCTTTATAACTCATCAGAAGTATATAAGCAAATTACTCGAGAGTATGCTAAGTTATCAGGCAGAGAATATCCTATACTAGACTTATATAAAATGGAAGATGCAGAAGTGGCATTATTTCTATTAAATTCTGCCGCTGAAACAGCGAAGGATACAGTGGATAAACTTCGAAGTCAAGGTGTGAAAGCTGGGGTAATTAGTCCAAATATTATTCGTCCGTTTCCTACAGAAGAGGTTAAGCATGCATTGAGAGGTGTTAAAGCGCTATTAGTAGGTGAACGAGCTGATTCTTACGGAGCTAATGGACCAAATATCACACATGAAGTGAAATCAGCCCTCCAAGAAGATAGAGATAATAAAACGATTGTACTGAGTCGTGTTTTTGGAGTGGGTGGAAAAGATTTTTTTGTTGACGATGCAGAGGCTTTCTTTAATGAGGCAATTTCTGCGGTAGAAAAAGGATATGCCGATAAAGTATTTGATTACTACGGACATATAAAAGGATATCCAGAAGATTCACTTAAGCAAGTTATAAAACCAATGCACGGTGATACGTTTAAATCAGGACTCATTAAAGTAACTGAAGATGTAGAAACGAATAAATTAAAAGTGAAAATTCCTCCATTAAGAGCACTAACTAGCAAGCCAAAACGTATAGCATCAGGGCATGGTGCATGTCCAGGTTGTGGGATTTTTTCTGGGTTAGAGTTGTTCTTTAAAGGCATTGAAGGCGACATAGTTGTCTTATTTCAAACTGGTTGTGCGTATGTAGTAACTACAGCATACCCTTATAGCTCACATAAGCAAACGATGATTCATAATTTATTCCAAAATGGCCCGGCAACTCTATCAGGTACAGCAGAAGCTTTCTTCGAAATGAAACGACGTGGAGAGATCGATGTTGCAGATGATGTAACATTCGTAATGGTTACAGGTGATGGAGGTATGGATATTGGAATGGGCTCTGCGATAGGGACAGCTCTACGTAACCACAAAATAATTATGCTTGAATATGATAATGAAGGGTATATGAATACTGGCTCACAAATGTCATATTCTACACCTTTGGGGCATATGACGAGTACTACAGGTGTAGGTAAAATACAAAGTGGTAAAGCATTTCATCATAAGGATACTGCTCAAATAATGGCTGCTACTAATATTCCATATGTCTTCACTGGGACAGAAGCATTTCCGCAAGATTTGGTCAAAAAGGCAGCAAAAGCACAATGGTATGCACAAAATGTTGGCACAGTTTATGGGAAGATTTTAATCACATGCCCTCTAAATTGGAAGTCTGAGGATCGTTTCGGTCAGAAAATTATGGAAGCAGCTGTTCACTCTTGCTTTTTCCCACTATATGAAATTGAACGTGGAGAAACAGCGATAACATACAATCCAGAAACGAAGAACAAGCGAATTCCATTAACAAATTGGTTGAAATTTATGGGTAAAACTAAGCATCTTTTAAAGGAAGAAAATGGAGAGTTGCTTAGCGAGTTTGAAGATGAGGTAGAAAGAAGATGGCAACGTTTAAAAGCATTTAATGACAATCCATATTTGTAA